One region of Epilithonimonas zeae genomic DNA includes:
- a CDS encoding DoxX family protein, whose protein sequence is MKTKTTKIIFWSGAIFMSLWFGASGFFELTKNPVVWDITRQLGYPPHFIYILGVFKLSGILVLLLPNRLLRLKEWVFAGMFFDIIFAFFSKIVVLGFPATIDAIVAFTVLSVTYLMFRKLYTPRLSFN, encoded by the coding sequence ATGAAAACAAAAACAACAAAAATCATCTTCTGGTCAGGCGCAATTTTTATGTCATTATGGTTCGGAGCGAGCGGCTTTTTTGAACTGACAAAAAATCCTGTAGTATGGGACATTACCCGACAATTAGGCTATCCGCCACACTTTATCTACATTTTAGGCGTATTCAAATTATCAGGAATTCTGGTTTTATTACTTCCCAACCGATTATTGCGATTGAAAGAATGGGTTTTCGCAGGGATGTTCTTTGATATTATTTTCGCATTCTTTTCAAAAATCGTCGTACTTGGCTTTCCTGCAACGATTGATGCGATTGTCGCTTTTACAGTGCTTTCGGTGACGTATCTGATGTTCAGAAAATTGTACACCCCTAGACTAAGCTTTAATTAA
- a CDS encoding alpha/beta hydrolase gives MNKIYAFSGLGVDKRVYDKIDFGTLDVEFIDWIQPLGNENLENYALRISEKVTHENPILIGLSFGGMLSVEISKIIKVKKIILIASAKNKFELPFAFKLSGKLKLNQLLPNSILKHQNFILNWLFGIESNEEKQLLKSILQDTDSKFLKWAINEIVNWKNEIYPENCIHIHGSQDRIIPIKNVKAEFVIENGGHFMTVNKAEEIEKIIWNLIKK, from the coding sequence ATGAATAAAATTTATGCTTTCAGTGGTTTAGGCGTTGATAAGAGAGTTTATGATAAGATAGATTTTGGAACTTTGGATGTAGAATTTATTGACTGGATTCAACCTCTTGGAAATGAAAATTTAGAAAATTATGCTCTTCGGATTTCTGAGAAAGTAACTCACGAAAATCCAATTCTCATCGGTCTGTCTTTTGGCGGAATGTTATCTGTCGAGATTTCAAAAATCATTAAAGTCAAAAAAATAATTCTAATAGCTTCTGCAAAAAATAAATTTGAACTTCCTTTTGCTTTTAAACTCTCAGGAAAATTAAAGCTGAATCAATTGCTCCCGAATTCAATCTTAAAACATCAAAATTTCATTCTTAATTGGCTATTCGGAATTGAATCGAATGAAGAAAAACAATTACTAAAAAGCATTCTTCAAGATACAGATTCAAAATTTTTAAAGTGGGCCATTAACGAAATTGTAAATTGGAAAAATGAAATCTATCCTGAAAATTGTATTCATATTCACGGAAGTCAAGACAGAATTATTCCTATTAAAAACGTAAAAGCTGAATTTGTCATTGAAAATGGTGGACATTTTATGACAGTAAATAAAGCTGAAGAGATTGAAAAGATCATTTGGAACTTAATCAAAAAATAA
- a CDS encoding pseudouridine synthase: protein MSGDGNQSGRNKKPRPSGGSRPSGNSRSSSDSRGNSGSGKSFGNSRGPKTTRGGDRFDSRDKYENGDRKFGPKKPFNRAERDEDKTKSFIQKRRFEKISKEVFKDTIRLNKYIANSGICSRREADELITQGLVEVNGKVVTEMGYQVQKTDRVVFDGQNITPEKPVYVLLNKPKGYISTTKDDKARKTVMDLTANASPYRIFPVGRLDRQTTGVILLTNDGHMTKKLTHPSFNMRKIYHVTLDRKLTNDDMKLIGEGIRLEEGVAEIDSISFIEGKPKNEIGIELHIGWNRVVRRIFQKLGYEVEALDRVMFAGLTKKNIKRGHWRILTEQEVNNLKML from the coding sequence ATGAGCGGAGACGGAAATCAATCAGGTAGAAACAAAAAACCAAGACCATCTGGGGGCAGCAGACCTTCCGGAAACTCCCGTAGCTCCAGCGATAGCAGAGGAAATTCTGGAAGTGGAAAATCTTTCGGAAATTCCCGTGGACCTAAAACTACAAGAGGCGGAGATCGTTTCGACAGTAGAGACAAATACGAAAATGGCGATAGAAAATTTGGACCCAAAAAACCTTTCAACAGAGCTGAAAGGGATGAAGACAAAACGAAATCGTTCATCCAAAAAAGAAGATTCGAGAAAATAAGTAAGGAGGTTTTCAAAGATACTATCCGACTTAATAAATATATAGCTAATTCAGGGATTTGTAGCAGGAGAGAAGCTGATGAATTGATTACGCAAGGTCTTGTAGAAGTGAATGGAAAAGTGGTAACTGAAATGGGTTACCAGGTTCAGAAAACTGACCGAGTAGTTTTTGACGGACAAAATATTACACCTGAAAAACCGGTTTACGTTCTTTTGAATAAACCAAAAGGTTATATCTCTACAACCAAAGACGATAAAGCAAGAAAAACTGTTATGGATTTGACAGCGAATGCTTCGCCTTACAGAATTTTCCCTGTTGGAAGATTGGACAGACAAACGACTGGTGTTATTCTTTTGACCAATGATGGTCATATGACGAAAAAGCTGACGCATCCATCATTCAATATGAGAAAAATCTATCACGTGACGTTGGACAGAAAATTGACAAACGATGATATGAAATTGATTGGTGAAGGTATCCGTCTGGAAGAGGGTGTTGCAGAAATCGACAGTATTTCTTTCATCGAAGGAAAACCAAAAAATGAAATTGGAATAGAACTTCATATCGGATGGAATAGGGTAGTTCGCAGAATTTTCCAAAAACTGGGTTACGAAGTGGAAGCGCTTGACAGAGTAATGTTTGCAGGATTGACCAAGAAAAATATTAAAAGAGGACACTGGAGAATCCTAACGGAACAGGAAGTGAACAACCTTAAAATGTTATAA
- a CDS encoding DinB family protein, with translation MKDHFKDLLEYNLHFNQLLIQNFLENNSVWSEKGKNLLNHILNAHQIWNARILNQDTFGVWQINADEKLLEINQSNFENSIKILNERNLDEIITYKTSKGQEFNNSIQGILFHLINHSTYHRGQVATQMKEAGLEPIATDYIFFKRNH, from the coding sequence ATGAAAGACCATTTTAAAGACCTTTTAGAATATAATCTGCATTTCAATCAATTGCTGATTCAGAATTTTCTGGAGAATAATTCTGTGTGGTCGGAGAAAGGCAAGAATCTCCTCAATCATATTCTGAATGCCCATCAGATTTGGAATGCAAGAATCCTTAATCAGGATACATTCGGAGTTTGGCAAATTAATGCTGATGAAAAACTTTTGGAAATCAATCAATCAAATTTCGAAAACAGTATTAAAATTCTTAACGAAAGAAACCTGGATGAAATCATTACTTACAAAACATCTAAAGGACAGGAATTCAATAATTCGATTCAAGGGATTTTATTTCATTTAATCAATCACTCCACTTATCATCGTGGTCAGGTTGCAACGCAGATGAAGGAAGCTGGTTTGGAACCTATCGCTACGGATTATATATTTTTTAAGAGAAATCATTAA
- a CDS encoding methylmalonyl-CoA mutase family protein has product MSGFDNWEKLVQKQLKTDDIYAILQKENLENITVKPYYQNNSETKILPKVEESTYLVAAYQDGLEEQAFAFLLNENVEGLEEKALFVNNPDLAEHILTEETNRYFSLIDVFSDDKTAEISEHLAGELLSKAFERQIGIDVSLHQNAGASIIQQLAFALAKSKDLVEKLGAEILEKLVFRFAIGSNYFFEIAKIRAFKYLFNQLSKEFEKDLIPYIFAETSFRNKSKNDSDNNLIRSTLELASAMIGGADAVFSNDYKIENHTELSKEISFKQQIVLAYESIINVFEDASSGSYFVEDITQQLAEKSWKLFLEIEEKGGYLELLKSGEIQKMIFEQAVKEQSWVEEGKIKIIGINLYPKLEKKKTVDELYNSNEIKAVRLAEMFE; this is encoded by the coding sequence ATGAGTGGATTTGACAATTGGGAAAAGCTGGTTCAAAAACAATTGAAAACAGATGATATCTATGCAATTCTTCAAAAGGAGAATCTGGAAAATATTACGGTAAAGCCTTATTATCAAAACAATTCTGAAACAAAAATTCTTCCAAAAGTTGAAGAAAGCACATATCTTGTCGCCGCATATCAGGATGGTTTGGAAGAACAGGCTTTTGCTTTTCTGTTGAATGAAAATGTTGAAGGCCTGGAAGAAAAAGCACTTTTCGTCAACAATCCGGATTTGGCTGAACATATTTTGACCGAAGAAACCAATCGATATTTTTCTTTGATTGATGTTTTTTCCGATGATAAAACTGCGGAAATCAGTGAACATCTGGCTGGTGAACTATTGTCAAAAGCTTTCGAAAGACAGATTGGCATTGATGTCAGTTTGCATCAAAATGCCGGAGCTTCCATCATTCAGCAATTGGCTTTTGCACTGGCTAAATCTAAAGATTTGGTTGAGAAATTAGGTGCGGAGATTCTTGAAAAATTGGTTTTCCGATTTGCAATAGGTTCCAATTATTTTTTTGAAATTGCTAAAATCAGAGCTTTCAAATATCTGTTCAATCAGTTGTCTAAGGAATTTGAAAAAGACTTGATACCCTATATTTTTGCAGAAACTTCATTCCGAAACAAGTCTAAAAATGATTCAGATAATAATCTGATTCGTTCCACCTTGGAATTAGCTTCAGCGATGATTGGAGGCGCAGATGCGGTTTTTTCTAATGACTATAAAATAGAAAATCACACAGAACTTTCTAAAGAAATCTCTTTCAAACAACAGATTGTTTTAGCTTACGAAAGCATCATTAATGTTTTTGAAGATGCATCTTCCGGAAGTTATTTCGTAGAAGATATTACACAACAATTGGCTGAGAAATCTTGGAAATTATTCCTTGAAATCGAGGAAAAAGGTGGTTATCTTGAACTTTTGAAATCAGGCGAAATTCAGAAAATGATATTCGAGCAAGCTGTGAAAGAACAAAGTTGGGTAGAAGAAGGGAAAATTAAAATCATTGGTATTAATCTTTATCCAAAATTAGAAAAGAAAAAAACTGTTGATGAACTTTATAATTCTAATGAAATAAAAGCTGTTCGTTTGGCTGAGATGTTTGAGTGA
- a CDS encoding FtsB family cell division protein → MKELIKDIKKKSPTLKFFQTYVFNKYVLTLVGFLVWMIFFDSTSFLVINELNGEIKRYESQREFYKTEYEKNDKFYRKLMNNKQEKEKYARENYFMKKPNEEIFILVVDSSKIAKK, encoded by the coding sequence ATGAAAGAACTAATCAAAGATATCAAGAAAAAATCGCCGACACTCAAGTTTTTCCAGACTTACGTGTTTAACAAATATGTTTTGACATTGGTTGGATTTTTGGTCTGGATGATATTTTTTGACAGCACTTCTTTTTTGGTTATCAACGAGCTGAACGGTGAAATAAAACGCTATGAAAGCCAACGCGAATTCTACAAGACAGAATACGAAAAGAATGACAAATTCTACCGTAAACTGATGAATAACAAGCAAGAAAAAGAAAAATACGCCCGTGAAAATTACTTTATGAAAAAACCGAACGAAGAGATTTTCATTTTGGTAGTTGACAGTTCCAAAATCGCAAAAAAATAA
- the udk gene encoding uridine kinase produces MLVIGIAGGTGSGKTTVVNKILQQLNLEGVNVLSQDNYYHDNPNLTLSEREVLNYDHPKSIDFDLMLEHVKALKNHQSIEQPIYSFVTHSRTGDHVTVEPRNVLIVEGILVLTSKELLKEFDLKVFVHADSDERLIRRIRRDTQERGRDLQEVLHRYQTTLKPMHQEFIEPSKNEADLIVPNMKQNSVAIDFLTTVINNSLKKVH; encoded by the coding sequence ATGCTCGTGATTGGTATAGCCGGAGGAACAGGTTCCGGAAAGACAACTGTTGTCAATAAAATTCTTCAACAACTTAACTTGGAAGGTGTTAATGTACTTTCTCAAGATAATTATTACCACGACAATCCTAATTTAACTTTATCAGAAAGAGAGGTTCTCAATTATGACCACCCAAAATCAATTGATTTTGACCTGATGTTAGAACACGTCAAGGCGCTCAAAAATCATCAGAGCATAGAACAGCCGATTTATTCTTTTGTCACGCATTCCAGAACGGGCGACCACGTAACAGTTGAACCAAGAAATGTTTTGATTGTAGAAGGAATTTTGGTTTTGACAAGTAAAGAATTACTGAAAGAATTTGACCTGAAAGTTTTTGTTCATGCGGATTCTGACGAGAGATTAATCCGTAGAATTCGCAGAGATACGCAGGAGAGAGGTAGAGATTTGCAAGAAGTTTTGCATAGATACCAAACGACCCTGAAACCGATGCATCAGGAATTTATCGAACCTTCTAAAAACGAAGCCGATTTGATTGTTCCGAATATGAAGCAGAATTCTGTAGCGATTGATTTCTTAACTACTGTGATTAACAATTCACTTAAAAAAGTTCATTAA
- a CDS encoding vancomycin high temperature exclusion protein: MLKKVANFLKIIFRLVELGILLLILANFWVVALTSGRTYTKISKVPSRDCALVLGTSPKMRSGVANPYFTARMDAVGTLYHHGKIKKIIVSGEKSENYDEPAAMKRFLVYTEGVPENIIIEDPKGFNTHKSILRCKNVYGQKNVIIVSQGFHNLRALFFARNNGMNALGFDAQDVSKNESFYRNHTREFFARVLAVFYYILGISPEE; the protein is encoded by the coding sequence ATGTTGAAGAAGGTTGCTAATTTTCTGAAGATTATTTTCAGGCTTGTAGAGCTGGGGATTTTGCTATTGATTTTAGCAAACTTCTGGGTTGTTGCTCTTACAAGTGGAAGAACATATACGAAAATCAGCAAAGTTCCATCAAGAGATTGCGCTTTGGTTTTAGGGACATCTCCTAAAATGCGTTCAGGTGTTGCCAATCCCTATTTTACGGCAAGAATGGATGCGGTCGGAACACTTTATCATCACGGAAAAATCAAGAAAATTATTGTTAGCGGCGAGAAAAGTGAAAATTATGATGAGCCAGCCGCTATGAAACGTTTTTTAGTTTATACAGAAGGCGTCCCCGAAAATATTATTATTGAAGACCCGAAAGGCTTCAACACTCATAAAAGTATTTTGCGTTGTAAAAATGTTTACGGTCAAAAAAATGTGATTATCGTTTCACAAGGTTTTCATAACCTCAGAGCCTTATTTTTTGCTAGAAATAATGGGATGAATGCTCTTGGATTCGACGCTCAGGATGTCAGCAAAAATGAAAGTTTCTACAGAAATCACACCCGTGAATTTTTTGCCAGAGTTTTGGCTGTTTTCTATTATATTTTGGGGATTTCTCCTGAAGAGTAA